A genomic window from Erythrobacter sp. BLCC-B19 includes:
- a CDS encoding DUF2490 domain-containing protein — MTRTPMRIASLLAAMVAAWQPSIALADNDDTQLWQFVFLTGDLDKDTRLTVDATQRWREDARGGEQQTLRVTLEQTVAEGVRIGAGGAVFDAGGNTELRPHQQIIFTEGRFEFRTRLEERFFDGADRMELRLRQRVQYNQPLGDGWRASVGGEWLGLLQGRNSGQGASTEQWRAQAGIAYKISDKLEIGANYWLLAFPRGGLPARYTHVPQTVLTYRF; from the coding sequence ATGACTCGGACCCCCATGCGAATTGCGTCGCTGCTTGCCGCCATGGTTGCCGCTTGGCAACCGTCGATAGCGCTTGCCGACAATGACGATACGCAATTGTGGCAGTTCGTGTTCCTGACGGGCGATCTCGACAAGGACACACGCCTGACCGTGGATGCCACGCAGCGCTGGCGCGAGGATGCGCGCGGGGGCGAACAGCAGACCCTGCGCGTGACGCTGGAGCAGACCGTGGCAGAGGGCGTGCGCATCGGCGCAGGCGGCGCGGTGTTCGATGCGGGCGGAAATACCGAACTGCGCCCGCACCAGCAGATCATTTTCACCGAGGGCCGCTTCGAATTCCGCACCCGGCTGGAAGAGCGGTTCTTCGACGGGGCCGACCGGATGGAACTGCGGCTGCGCCAGCGGGTGCAGTACAACCAGCCGCTAGGCGACGGCTGGCGCGCGAGTGTCGGGGGCGAATGGCTCGGGCTGCTGCAAGGGCGCAACAGCGGCCAGGGCGCATCGACCGAGCAATGGCGCGCGCAGGCCGGCATCGCCTACAAGATCAGCGACAAGCTGGAGATCGGCGCGAATTACTGGCTGCTGGCGTTCCCGCGCGGGGGCTTGCCGGCGCGCTATACCCATGTCCCGCAGACGGTGCTGACCTACCGGTTCTAG
- the fsa gene encoding fructose-6-phosphate aldolase translates to MKFFVDTAEIEPIRELAATGLLDGVTTNPSLIAKSGRDFMEVTKEICGIVDGPVSAEVVALDHATMMKEAEVLRKIADNVCIKVPLTVDGLKTCKALSSEGTMVNVTLCFSANQALLAAKAGATFISPFVGRHDDNGFDGMDLIEDIRLIYDNYNFATEILVASVRHTTHVLQAAKIGADVMTAPPAVIHALFKHVLTDKGIEGFMADWAKTGQSIL, encoded by the coding sequence ATGAAATTCTTCGTCGACACCGCCGAGATCGAGCCGATCCGCGAACTGGCTGCCACCGGCCTGCTCGATGGCGTTACGACCAACCCTTCGCTGATTGCCAAGTCGGGGCGGGATTTCATGGAGGTGACCAAGGAAATCTGCGGGATCGTCGACGGGCCGGTCAGCGCCGAGGTGGTGGCACTCGACCACGCGACGATGATGAAAGAGGCCGAAGTCCTCAGGAAGATCGCCGACAATGTCTGCATCAAGGTGCCGCTGACGGTTGACGGCCTCAAGACCTGCAAGGCGCTGTCGTCCGAGGGGACGATGGTCAATGTCACGCTGTGCTTCTCGGCCAATCAGGCGCTGCTTGCGGCCAAGGCGGGCGCGACCTTCATCTCGCCCTTCGTCGGGCGGCATGACGACAACGGGTTCGACGGGATGGACCTGATCGAGGACATCCGCCTGATCTACGACAACTACAATTTCGCCACCGAAATCCTCGTCGCATCCGTGCGCCACACCACCCACGTGTTGCAGGCCGCCAAGATCGGCGCCGACGTGATGACCGCGCCGCCTGCGGTGATCCACGCGCTGTTCAAGCACGTGCTGACCGACAAGGGCATCGAAGGCTTCATGGCTGATTGGGCCAAGACCGGGCAGTCGATCCTCTGA
- a CDS encoding DUF4197 domain-containing protein, with amino-acid sequence MTAILTAAPTRRTLLAGAASGAALLLLPGCASTGGGFSLVEAVRRLLLVASENAFARLTAPGGFWDEQVARLDLAALLGARGDVVSRILTSALVKDQLEERFATFAIDASFRAAPVVTDAIRIIGVENAVALVRGGPDAASLYLRQEVGTALLDAVVPELGEAIRISRDPVIGQLLGALTGVDAAGMASRFGAEIDDAIWGEIGREEAAIRANPEATRDPLLIGVFGLGRSI; translated from the coding sequence ATGACCGCAATTCTCACTGCCGCCCCGACCCGCCGCACCCTGCTCGCCGGAGCCGCAAGCGGGGCTGCGCTGCTGCTGTTGCCCGGCTGCGCCAGCACCGGCGGGGGCTTCTCGCTGGTCGAGGCGGTGCGCCGTCTGCTGCTCGTCGCCTCGGAGAACGCCTTTGCCCGCCTTACCGCGCCCGGCGGGTTCTGGGACGAACAGGTCGCCCGGCTCGATCTTGCCGCGCTGCTCGGTGCACGGGGCGATGTGGTCTCGCGCATCCTGACCTCGGCGCTGGTCAAGGATCAGCTGGAGGAACGCTTCGCCACCTTCGCGATCGATGCGAGCTTCCGCGCCGCCCCGGTGGTGACCGACGCGATCCGGATCATCGGGGTCGAAAATGCCGTGGCGCTGGTACGCGGCGGTCCGGATGCGGCGAGCCTCTATCTCAGGCAGGAAGTCGGCACGGCGCTGCTCGATGCGGTGGTGCCCGAACTGGGCGAGGCGATCCGCATCAGCCGCGATCCGGTGATCGGCCAGCTGCTCGGCGCGCTCACCGGCGTGGATGCGGCGGGCATGGCGAGCCGCTTCGGCGCCGAGATCGACGATGCCATCTGGGGCGAGATTGGCCGCGAGGAAGCCGCGATCCGCGCCAACCCCGAGGCAACCCGCGATCCGCTGCTGATCGGGGTGTTCGGGCTGGGCCGGAGCATCTAG